In Streptomyces sp. NBC_00341, the DNA window CCGCGTTCCGGCCCGCCGCGCTGCCGGTCAGCGTGCAGGCGGCCCGGGAGACCCGGCAGGACATCGAGCTGGCCGGCGGCGCCGTGCTGCGCGGCGTCGTGCGCGCCAGTGGCGGGCGGCTCGTCGAGGACGCCCGGGTCACGCTCCTGGACGCGGCGGGCAATGTGGTCGACACCCTGACCACCGGGCCCGACGGCGCCTTCCGGTTCGTCGACCTGTCCACCGGCGAGTACACCGTGATCGCCGCCGGTTACCCGCCGGTGGCCACGGTCCTCCAGGTCGCGGGCGGCGGGCGCACCGAGCGGGACCTTCAGCTGGGCCACGAGGACTGACTCCGCGGCAGCGGTGGCGAGGGTGATGCGCCCCCCGGGTGCGCGGGGCGCACCACCTTCGCGGGTGATTCTGTCGATGACCGGCGGGCGTCGGTCACGGCCCCGTACGGTGGAGCCACGTACCGCAGAACCTTGCGGTGGGGAAGGAGCCTTCCACCCATGGACCTCGATGTGCCGGAGCACAGGACACCTCAACCGCGAGACGCCGCGGCGGGCCGTGTGCCGCTCGCCGTGGTCGTCGTCGACGCGGACGGACGGGTGTCGCACTGGTCGTCCGGTGCCAGAAAACTCTTCGGTGTCGCCCGGGAGGAAGCGGTCGGCTGCCCGGCCGGTGAACTGCTCCCGGTCGCGGGGGCGTTGCAGGACCGCGGCGAACCGACGCAGGACGCGATGTACGCCGAGTTCGGTCCGGAACTGGACAGCTCCCTCAGCGGCACCGCCGCCTACCCGACGGCGGGCCGGGCCCGGGTGGACGGACCGGACCGGGGCCGGATCGAGGTCCTGTGGTGGGCCTATCCGCTCGTCGGGCCCGGCCCGGAGCGGCTGCTCGTGCTCGCCGCGGACTCCGCGCAGGTACGCGGCGGCGGGGCGGGAGAGGGGCGGGGCGCCGAGACGGTCGCACCCGGATTCGCCCTGCACACCGATTTCCCCGGCTACCGGGAACTGTCCGGTCGGCTGCCCGAAATCCTGCCCAGCATGAGCGTCCAAGAAGCCACCAGGATCGTCTCCCAGGTACTCGAACTCGGCTACCCCGTACTGGATTTCAGCCGCCACGACCGGATCCCGGTGACCCCCGACTGGGGAGTGCCGCAGCGCGTCGGACACCGCGGCCCAGAGGCCTCGCAGCGCATCGACGTCGGGCAGCTCGCACCCCGCGCGGTGCCCCGCCCCGAGCTGGACCTCGAATACGCGGCGGTCCGTGAGCGGCTGGAATTCCTCAACGAGGTCAGCGGCCGAATCGGTTCCTCCCTCGACCTGGAACGCACCATCCGCGAGGTCACCAGCGCCGCCGTGCCCCGCTTCACCGACTTCGCGGGTACGCATCTGCGCGCCGCCGTCCTCGCCGGTGAGGGCTTCCCGGACGGCCCGCCCGACGTCACGACGGTCTGGCACCGGGTCTGGGTCGAGCACAACGACGAACCCGGCCGCTGGGACGACACCGTGCCGGTGGGCGAGTCCATCGCCTTCCCGGAACACACCCCCTTCTTCCAGTGCATGGTCACCGGCGAGCCGGTCATCATCCCGTACGTCAGCGAGGAGTTGAGCAACCGGATCTCCGGCGAGTTCGAGAAGCGCGACCTGCGTCCGCTGATCACCCACCGGTCCCTGCTCATCGTGCCCCTCAAGGCCCGCGACGTAGTGCTCGGCTTCATGGTCCTGATGCGGCGCCCCGGGCGGGAGCCCTTCGACGACATGGACCGCACCACCGGCGCGGAACTCGCCGCCAGGGCTGGGCTCGTCCTCGACAACGCCCGCATGTACACCTACCAGGAGAACGTCGCCGAGACCCTCCAGGACAGCATGCTGCCCCAGGTCGAGCCACGCATGGCCGGCTGCGACATCGCCACCCGCTACCTGCCGGGCGCCCGGCTCGGCAGGGTCGGCGGCGACTGGTTCGACTCGGTGAAACTTCCCGGCTCCCGGACCGCCCTCGTCGTGGGCGACGTGATGGGGCACGGTCTCAACTCGGCCGCGATGATGGGCCAGTTGCGGACCGCAGTGCTGACCATG includes these proteins:
- a CDS encoding SpoIIE family protein phosphatase; translation: MDLDVPEHRTPQPRDAAAGRVPLAVVVVDADGRVSHWSSGARKLFGVAREEAVGCPAGELLPVAGALQDRGEPTQDAMYAEFGPELDSSLSGTAAYPTAGRARVDGPDRGRIEVLWWAYPLVGPGPERLLVLAADSAQVRGGGAGEGRGAETVAPGFALHTDFPGYRELSGRLPEILPSMSVQEATRIVSQVLELGYPVLDFSRHDRIPVTPDWGVPQRVGHRGPEASQRIDVGQLAPRAVPRPELDLEYAAVRERLEFLNEVSGRIGSSLDLERTIREVTSAAVPRFTDFAGTHLRAAVLAGEGFPDGPPDVTTVWHRVWVEHNDEPGRWDDTVPVGESIAFPEHTPFFQCMVTGEPVIIPYVSEELSNRISGEFEKRDLRPLITHRSLLIVPLKARDVVLGFMVLMRRPGREPFDDMDRTTGAELAARAGLVLDNARMYTYQENVAETLQDSMLPQVEPRMAGCDIATRYLPGARLGRVGGDWFDSVKLPGSRTALVVGDVMGHGLNSAAMMGQLRTAVLTMATMEMPPAQLLRNLDDLAQRLGEQYLATCLYAVYDPIRSELQIANAGHIPPVLVHAEDGRAELLDLPTGAPIGVGGVAFATATVRVLPGDRLVLCTDGLVEVRGQDIGAGLAALCASAAHPAASMDDACDTIIRALNPRDGRKDDVALLMARLNGIPEDDVAEWQLALDPREVARARRMVRGKLLDWELPDAVESAELMVSELVTNAVKHGRTHHIGLRLVRTGALLCEVSDDEPAPAALLDATAEDEFGRGLVLVTGLAREWGSSTTARGKTVWFELALSRLPGRRRNGGNRR